One part of the Bacteroidota bacterium genome encodes these proteins:
- a CDS encoding T9SS type A sorting domain-containing protein yields the protein MVFFTAPASGSTIVRTLPGSLRNTQIAVYSGVCGSTMSLVACNNDASPCGNMIYNTPTYMSQVSLTGLTPGVKYYIVVDGTAAYTGTFGLMVVDGISALPPVVGQECAVPLPACNDTITVGDPGFQSFGNTCDFPGAGFNCLLTGERGSAWYELPILSNGTLDFSIVPNDWPGSPSTEGTDYDFAIWKISGTGATSCSGIAGGATPLRCNYSELGITGLNGASNNIAPAQYPGFEAAFNAALTVTAGERYVLSISNFSNSISGFTLVFGTAAPIDFAGSPATVYWPGGADNDWFKAANWGGCAIPSCTINAVVLSATANQPSIDAAGAVARSLTIEAGATLTLNTAQTLEVCGDYQNKGTFNARPTSTVIFNGNGTQTVSGVLTGANDFVNVEVNKPSGVVNIADNLDVSGNFSITGANSSCNVQGNYMRLNGNFSNAAGTFTPGLSGSLEFIGTAAQQYTNINELENVILNNSGAGVNLLSDMDISTTGTLQLNLGKIVTNAFEANVLNDASAAVSTGNVSSFVQGFLRRKLPSATSLNRILDFPVGHSATGFQRINLSTFNGSDPAIQSLRVHFSPFVSTLPPAPGQDPSCAIAYNSTALDNGFWTVDPQGSGTAAMHITLYNLSYTNAQSSFTVYRQEGAGAWTIPAITNGGCVSPPVTAVLRNGISQTFTAGTTIQLATAQGTSVLPVSLISLEAEPNITNIICSWSTGSEVNNKGFEVQRAIHPEHFTTIGWVEGKGTVNTLSDYKFVDKDVKANTVYYYRLKQLDFDGQATMSVIVAAVLKDQGVLVLEAFPNPYKEVTSIGYILSRTSMITIEVSDMNGKLVKRYLQGLQSPGQYTMPFSAKSNGWSAGTYMVTVWCDDQRYQLRIAEND from the coding sequence TTGGTATTTTTCACAGCTCCGGCTTCCGGTTCGACTATCGTACGAACACTTCCGGGTTCTTTACGCAATACGCAAATCGCTGTGTACTCAGGAGTGTGCGGCAGTACGATGAGTCTTGTAGCCTGCAATAATGATGCATCACCTTGTGGCAATATGATATACAATACCCCAACGTATATGTCGCAAGTTTCACTGACAGGATTAACGCCAGGAGTTAAATATTATATTGTTGTAGATGGCACTGCTGCCTATACCGGGACATTTGGGTTAATGGTAGTAGACGGTATCTCTGCATTACCACCGGTTGTAGGTCAGGAATGTGCAGTGCCCTTGCCCGCATGTAACGATACAATCACAGTGGGAGATCCCGGCTTTCAGTCTTTTGGAAATACCTGTGATTTTCCGGGAGCAGGTTTCAATTGTTTGTTAACCGGTGAAAGAGGATCAGCCTGGTATGAACTTCCGATTCTTTCAAATGGAACATTAGATTTTAGTATTGTCCCTAATGATTGGCCCGGTTCACCAAGTACGGAGGGAACGGATTATGATTTTGCGATATGGAAAATTTCCGGTACCGGCGCGACCTCCTGTAGCGGCATTGCCGGTGGAGCAACTCCACTGCGATGTAACTACAGTGAGTTAGGTATTACCGGCTTGAACGGTGCCTCAAATAATATTGCTCCTGCACAATATCCCGGATTTGAAGCCGCTTTTAACGCAGCATTAACTGTAACTGCCGGTGAGAGGTATGTACTTTCAATCAGTAATTTCTCCAACAGTATTTCCGGTTTTACGCTGGTTTTCGGTACGGCAGCGCCGATAGATTTTGCAGGGAGTCCTGCTACAGTCTATTGGCCAGGCGGTGCGGATAATGATTGGTTCAAAGCGGCCAACTGGGGCGGCTGTGCTATTCCTTCCTGTACCATAAATGCCGTTGTGCTTTCTGCTACTGCTAATCAACCATCCATAGATGCAGCAGGTGCTGTTGCCCGTTCACTTACCATTGAAGCCGGTGCCACACTTACACTCAATACCGCTCAAACGCTGGAAGTATGCGGAGATTACCAAAACAAAGGTACATTTAATGCAAGACCAACATCAACAGTAATTTTTAATGGCAACGGCACTCAAACCGTAAGCGGAGTGCTGACCGGAGCAAATGATTTCGTAAACGTTGAAGTGAATAAACCCTCCGGTGTAGTAAATATTGCTGATAATTTGGATGTGTCCGGAAATTTCTCAATAACCGGTGCTAACAGTAGTTGTAATGTGCAGGGAAATTACATGCGCCTTAATGGTAATTTTTCTAATGCTGCAGGTACATTCACTCCCGGATTGAGTGGATCATTAGAATTTATCGGTACTGCCGCACAACAATATACCAATATCAACGAACTTGAAAATGTGATTCTGAATAATTCCGGTGCCGGTGTAAACCTTTTATCGGATATGGATATCAGTACCACAGGAACATTGCAGTTGAATCTTGGAAAAATCGTTACCAATGCCTTTGAAGCAAATGTCCTGAATGATGCATCAGCTGCTGTATCCACCGGAAATGTGTCCAGCTTTGTACAAGGATTTCTGCGTCGAAAACTTCCTTCAGCAACTTCATTAAATCGTATACTTGATTTTCCTGTCGGACATAGCGCCACAGGGTTTCAGCGAATTAATCTCTCTACTTTTAATGGTAGTGATCCTGCTATTCAATCCTTAAGAGTTCATTTTTCTCCATTTGTATCTACATTACCTCCCGCTCCCGGCCAGGATCCTTCCTGTGCGATTGCTTACAACAGCACTGCATTGGATAATGGATTCTGGACGGTTGATCCGCAAGGTTCAGGAACGGCTGCTATGCATATTACGTTGTATAATCTTTCCTATACCAATGCGCAAAGTTCCTTTACGGTGTATCGCCAGGAAGGTGCAGGCGCCTGGACAATTCCTGCAATAACAAATGGTGGCTGTGTTTCTCCTCCTGTTACTGCAGTATTGCGCAATGGCATTAGTCAAACTTTCACTGCCGGAACCACTATCCAATTGGCAACAGCACAGGGTACATCGGTTTTGCCCGTTAGTTTGATTTCATTGGAAGCTGAACCAAATATTACAAACATAATTTGTTCCTGGTCTACAGGTTCAGAAGTGAATAATAAAGGCTTCGAAGTACAACGTGCCATTCATCCCGAACATTTTACAACAATAGGCTGGGTAGAAGGAAAGGGAACAGTGAATACATTATCCGATTATAAGTTTGTGGATAAAGATGTGAAAGCAAATACAGTTTACTATTATCGTTTAAAACAGCTAGATTTTGATGGACAGGCAACCATGTCTGTTATTGTGGCAGCCGTTTTAAAAGATCAGGGCGTTCTGGTGTTGGAAGCTTTTCCAAATCCTTACAAGGAAGTGACAAGCATAGGTTATATTTTATCCCGTACCTCTATGATTACCATTGAAGTCAGTGATATGAACGGGAAGTTGGTAAAGCGATATCTGCAAGGGCTACAGAGCCCGGGTCAATATACAATGCCATTTTCTGCAAAGAGCAACGGTTGGTCTGCGGGAACTTATATGGTGACCGTATGGTGTGATGATCAACGCTATCAGTTGCGTATAGCCGAAAACGATTAA
- a CDS encoding UbiX family flavin prenyltransferase yields MKKHKIVVGVTGASGAIYAKILLEKLTLLQDQLLEVAVVFSDNARDVWEYELGHKDYSRLPFKVYDKGDFMAPFASGSARFETMIICPCSMGTMARIAHGISGDLITRAADVILKERRKLILVTRDTPLSLIHIDNMRTITMAGGIIAPASPSFYSKPESLENLAATVVDRVLDLAGLENVTYRWSES; encoded by the coding sequence GTGAAAAAACATAAAATAGTAGTCGGTGTTACAGGAGCCAGTGGAGCTATCTATGCAAAAATATTGCTTGAAAAGTTGACCCTCTTGCAAGATCAGCTTCTGGAAGTTGCAGTTGTATTCAGTGATAATGCACGGGATGTATGGGAGTACGAACTTGGACATAAAGATTACTCCCGTCTTCCGTTTAAAGTATATGATAAGGGCGACTTCATGGCACCATTTGCCAGTGGTTCAGCCCGTTTTGAAACGATGATCATTTGCCCTTGTTCCATGGGTACCATGGCCCGCATTGCGCATGGTATTTCCGGTGACCTGATTACGCGTGCTGCCGATGTCATCTTAAAGGAGAGGCGTAAGTTGATTTTGGTGACCCGGGATACTCCGCTGAGCCTCATTCATATTGATAATATGCGAACCATCACGATGGCAGGGGGAATCATTGCACCGGCCAGTCCATCTTTTTACAGCAAGCCCGAAAGTCTTGAAAATCTGGCGGCGACGGTAGTGGACCGGGTTTTGGATTTGGCCGGTTTAGAAAATGTAACATACAGATGGAGTGAGAGTTAA
- a CDS encoding T9SS type A sorting domain-containing protein: MVFTGFDGSSTGIFYFNKGPATTTGLFETSAVKSFGVFPNPARDFATMILHTEQTEEAIVSIIDLNGKTVHQFSTNLNAGLQNVGLDLSKCKAGLYQVVVRQGDQFQVNRLLID; this comes from the coding sequence ATGGTCTTCACCGGTTTTGATGGATCCAGTACAGGAATTTTCTACTTCAACAAAGGACCTGCAACGACTACCGGTTTGTTTGAAACTTCGGCGGTGAAGTCTTTTGGCGTTTTCCCGAATCCTGCCCGTGATTTCGCAACAATGATCCTGCATACAGAACAAACTGAAGAAGCAATAGTCAGTATCATCGATCTGAATGGTAAAACGGTCCACCAGTTTAGCACGAATTTGAATGCAGGTCTGCAGAATGTTGGTTTGGACTTATCAAAATGCAAGGCGGGTCTCTATCAGGTGGTGGTCAGACAAGGCGATCAGTTTCAAGTGAACAGATTATTAATTGATTAG
- the queG gene encoding tRNA epoxyqueuosine(34) reductase QueG, with the protein MKSNHRDSIKSEALRLGFSHVGFSKAGFLEQEAPRLERWLSQNMHGKMSYMERWFDKRLDPRLLVDGAKTVISLLLNYFPEEKQRDASPQISKYAYGRDYHFIIKEKLQELMVFIRTEIGEVNGRAFVDSAPVLDRAWARKSGLGWIGKNANLIHPKSGSFFFIAELIVDLELEEDAPMKDYCGTCTRCIDACPTNAIVQPHVVDGSKCISYFTIELREAIPNRYKGEFQNWAFGCDVCQDVCPWNRFSVPTSENDFLPNEELMSMKERDWEEMTEEVFKEQFKESPLLRTGLKNMKRNIQFISPHGEKSEE; encoded by the coding sequence TTGAAGAGCAATCACAGGGATAGTATTAAATCCGAAGCTTTGCGTTTGGGCTTTTCACATGTCGGGTTTTCAAAAGCCGGTTTTCTGGAACAGGAAGCCCCTCGTCTGGAACGTTGGTTATCTCAAAATATGCACGGTAAGATGTCGTATATGGAACGCTGGTTCGATAAGCGATTGGATCCGCGTTTGCTGGTAGATGGTGCAAAAACAGTCATCAGTCTTTTGTTAAATTATTTCCCGGAAGAGAAACAGCGTGATGCATCCCCGCAGATTTCTAAATATGCCTATGGTCGGGATTATCATTTTATTATTAAGGAGAAGCTACAGGAATTGATGGTGTTTATCCGCACAGAAATTGGAGAGGTGAACGGACGTGCTTTTGTTGATTCTGCACCGGTTTTAGACAGAGCCTGGGCCCGGAAAAGTGGCCTGGGTTGGATCGGGAAGAATGCAAATCTGATCCATCCCAAATCCGGCTCTTTTTTTTTCATCGCCGAACTTATTGTCGATTTGGAATTGGAGGAAGATGCGCCGATGAAAGATTATTGCGGCACCTGTACCCGTTGTATCGATGCTTGTCCGACCAATGCTATTGTACAACCACATGTAGTAGATGGAAGTAAATGTATATCCTATTTTACCATTGAATTAAGAGAAGCTATCCCCAACCGTTATAAAGGAGAATTTCAAAACTGGGCTTTTGGTTGCGATGTGTGTCAGGATGTTTGTCCCTGGAACAGATTTTCGGTCCCGACCTCTGAAAATGATTTTCTTCCCAATGAAGAGTTGATGTCAATGAAAGAGCGAGATTGGGAAGAGATGACAGAAGAGGTTTTTAAGGAGCAATTTAAAGAGTCTCCACTCCTGCGGACAGGATTAAAAAATATGAAAAGAAATATTCAGTTTATTTCACCACATGGCGAAAAGTCTGAAGAATAA
- the ruvB gene encoding Holliday junction branch migration DNA helicase RuvB, which produces MRNANLNNDKEQLTPAERELEKALRPSDFGDFTGQEKVVENLRIFVKAAAQRGEALDHVLLHGPPGLGKTTLAYIISNELGSNIRTTSGPVLDKPGDLAGLLTNLEPNDVLFIDEIHRLSPIVEEYLYSAMEDYRIDIMIESGPNARSVQIKLNPFTLVGATTRSGLLTAPLRARFGITSRLEYYDAKRLQLIVLRASEILKMEIEDAAAFEIASRSRGTPRIANALLRRVRDFAQIKGNGSVDMAIAKYALKALNVDEFGLDEMDNRILTTIIDKFKGGPVGINTLSTAVGEEAGTLEEVYEPFLIMEGFLMRTPRGREVTEKAYKHLNKTYHKNTGTLFEES; this is translated from the coding sequence ATGCGAAATGCAAATCTGAATAACGATAAAGAACAATTAACACCGGCCGAAAGGGAGTTGGAAAAGGCCTTGCGACCCTCCGATTTTGGGGATTTTACAGGTCAGGAAAAAGTAGTAGAGAATCTTCGCATTTTTGTGAAAGCTGCCGCTCAACGTGGTGAAGCCCTCGATCATGTCCTCTTGCATGGACCTCCCGGATTGGGTAAGACAACTCTGGCTTATATTATTAGTAATGAGTTGGGTAGTAATATTCGAACCACCTCAGGTCCGGTATTAGATAAGCCCGGTGATCTCGCCGGATTATTAACCAACCTGGAGCCCAACGATGTTTTATTTATCGATGAAATTCATCGCCTGAGTCCGATTGTAGAAGAGTACCTCTATTCGGCAATGGAAGATTATCGTATCGATATCATGATTGAAAGTGGCCCCAATGCCCGTTCCGTCCAGATTAAGCTAAACCCCTTTACCCTTGTAGGAGCCACAACCCGTTCAGGTCTTCTCACCGCTCCTCTTCGTGCCCGATTCGGAATTACATCCCGCTTAGAATATTACGATGCCAAGCGTTTGCAATTGATTGTTTTAAGGGCTTCTGAAATTTTGAAGATGGAAATTGAAGATGCCGCCGCCTTTGAAATTGCCAGCCGTAGTCGTGGAACTCCCCGAATCGCAAATGCACTTTTACGTCGGGTTCGTGATTTTGCCCAGATTAAAGGCAATGGTTCGGTGGACATGGCCATTGCAAAATATGCGTTGAAAGCGTTGAATGTGGATGAATTTGGTCTCGATGAAATGGATAATCGTATTCTTACAACTATCATCGACAAGTTCAAAGGTGGGCCGGTTGGAATTAATACGCTGAGTACTGCAGTAGGAGAGGAAGCCGGAACGTTGGAAGAAGTTTACGAACCATTCCTGATTATGGAGGGATTTCTGATGCGTACTCCCCGCGGCAGAGAAGTGACCGAAAAGGCCTATAAGCATCTCAATAAAACCTATCATAAAAATACAGGTACGCTTTTCGAAGAGTCTTGA
- a CDS encoding outer membrane beta-barrel protein — translation MNSIDSIKMTVALICICFTPGVHAQQFRAEMTAGIVGSQVSGDQLGGFNKAGLLAGIGVRTNLSEKTEAGFRMLYLQKGSRKPLKNDGTDSAFYLLRLNYIELPFTIRYHATKNFSLEAGPSLGYLIKSYEEDENGELNFRQPFYDWDFNFNISLVYQLNKNFDFMFGYWQSILPIREHSSGAVYRLNRGQFSSMISFSVLYTIRKSLEKEQESGTSLK, via the coding sequence ATGAACTCTATAGATAGTATTAAAATGACAGTTGCATTGATTTGCATCTGCTTTACACCAGGGGTACATGCTCAGCAATTCAGAGCTGAAATGACTGCCGGTATAGTAGGTTCACAGGTGTCCGGCGATCAACTTGGAGGTTTCAATAAAGCCGGTCTGCTCGCTGGAATTGGTGTGAGAACGAACCTGAGCGAAAAAACGGAAGCAGGCTTCAGAATGCTTTATCTGCAGAAAGGAAGCAGGAAACCTCTGAAAAATGATGGTACGGATTCCGCATTTTATCTTTTAAGGTTGAATTATATTGAACTTCCATTCACTATTCGCTATCATGCTACTAAAAATTTCAGTCTGGAGGCCGGGCCTTCTCTCGGCTACCTTATTAAGAGTTATGAGGAGGATGAAAACGGAGAGTTAAATTTCAGACAACCCTTTTACGATTGGGATTTCAACTTTAACATTTCGCTGGTATATCAATTGAATAAAAATTTTGATTTTATGTTTGGGTATTGGCAATCTATATTACCCATCCGGGAACATAGCAGTGGAGCCGTTTACCGTTTAAACAGAGGTCAGTTTTCTTCAATGATTAGTTTTAGCGTACTTTATACAATCAGGAAGTCGCTTGAAAAAGAGCAGGAATCCGGTACTTCATTAAAATAG
- a CDS encoding TonB-dependent receptor, which yields MRKISFIIICCLLGNLYFSNAQNVKLTNTERKPLEGAIVQFSSLSQPEKSAIVISNFKGEAWVLGLPFPLLRRINLMGFLERVDTIPSATGIAVVVLTSAPSQLGEVTVTGNHLPGYQKNAVVPVQVIRREDIERRGAVTVQDLLTQELNMRISFDPALGSSLTLQGTGGEHIKILVDGVPVIGRQNGNIDLGQLNLSNIERVEVVKGPMSVLYGTDALGGVINLITKTPSKENWSLSGGSFYESSGQYNVEGSASLGLKSTAISLNGGRNYFDGWDPVDESGRSFLWNPREQYFGSLKVTQRLGGLKLTLNSSYFTEEIINKSEPTVTPYVAYATDQYYTTTRWSHQLIADKKFNNFSQLNFTGAYSNYKYVKNTYRKDLVALSEQLTADNLDDDTTVFNAFFTRVNHTLSGKNLKWSLLSGLDFNYEQGKGKKIDNSEHAMYDIAFYSSFDYKLFDKLTLRPSFRAIYNSQFAAPIIPSFSLMYAPGKFMTARASVSMGYRAPSLKEQHLYFVDNGIHNVQGNPDLIAERSKQAMASVEFKKPIADFVFSVEPGFFYNEIKNKISLVQFDANSTLYTYVNLDNFSSRGFELKSRLSHNKFSVQGGVAFTGTLGTFDGDVEQPEVAWYPEVNASADYKISKSKTTLSVFWKYFGQRPVFLMQSDGALARFSNESFSMMDASLQQPILKDRIALTLGARNLLDVTNVRSVMTGAAHNGGGDGQSPVGMGTTYYVKLNITFK from the coding sequence ATGAGAAAGATTTCATTTATCATTATTTGTTGCTTGCTGGGAAATTTGTATTTTTCTAATGCTCAGAATGTAAAGTTGACAAATACAGAACGAAAGCCGTTGGAAGGTGCTATCGTTCAATTCTCCTCATTGTCACAACCGGAAAAATCCGCTATAGTCATTTCAAATTTTAAAGGAGAAGCCTGGGTGCTTGGACTCCCTTTTCCTCTTCTTCGAAGAATTAATCTGATGGGTTTTTTGGAGCGGGTAGACACTATTCCATCCGCAACCGGTATAGCTGTAGTAGTGCTTACTTCCGCGCCTAGTCAATTGGGAGAAGTGACAGTGACCGGGAATCATTTGCCCGGATATCAAAAAAATGCAGTGGTGCCCGTTCAGGTGATTCGTCGGGAAGATATCGAAAGAAGGGGGGCTGTCACGGTTCAGGATTTATTGACCCAGGAACTGAATATGAGAATTTCGTTTGATCCTGCACTGGGGAGTAGCTTAACCTTGCAAGGTACTGGTGGCGAACATATTAAGATTCTTGTTGATGGTGTGCCGGTGATTGGACGTCAAAATGGAAATATTGATCTCGGACAATTGAATCTGAGCAATATAGAGCGTGTGGAAGTAGTGAAAGGTCCTATGTCGGTTTTATATGGGACAGATGCATTGGGGGGAGTGATTAATCTCATAACCAAAACACCATCTAAAGAGAATTGGTCTCTTTCAGGTGGTTCATTTTATGAAAGTTCCGGTCAGTACAATGTTGAAGGTAGCGCCAGCCTGGGCTTGAAATCAACGGCCATTTCTTTGAACGGCGGAAGAAATTATTTTGATGGTTGGGATCCTGTTGATGAAAGTGGCAGATCCTTTCTTTGGAATCCGCGGGAGCAATATTTCGGTTCCCTTAAAGTAACTCAACGGTTGGGGGGTCTTAAATTGACATTAAATTCTTCTTATTTTACGGAAGAGATTATTAATAAATCTGAACCTACTGTTACTCCATATGTCGCTTATGCCACGGATCAGTACTATACTACAACCCGTTGGAGCCATCAGTTGATAGCAGATAAAAAATTTAACAACTTTTCTCAACTCAACTTCACCGGGGCTTACTCCAATTATAAATATGTAAAAAATACGTATCGTAAAGATTTAGTAGCCCTTTCTGAACAACTGACTGCGGATAATCTGGATGATGATACCACAGTTTTTAATGCCTTCTTTACCAGAGTAAATCATACCCTTTCCGGAAAAAATTTAAAATGGAGTCTGTTGTCAGGATTGGATTTTAATTATGAGCAAGGTAAGGGTAAAAAAATCGACAATAGTGAGCATGCCATGTATGATATCGCTTTTTATTCCAGTTTCGATTATAAGCTTTTCGACAAACTGACACTTCGTCCTTCCTTCAGAGCAATTTATAATTCTCAATTTGCGGCACCTATCATTCCTTCCTTCAGCCTGATGTATGCTCCCGGGAAATTTATGACGGCAAGAGCCTCAGTCAGCATGGGCTATCGTGCACCATCGTTGAAGGAACAACATTTGTATTTCGTAGATAATGGAATTCATAATGTGCAGGGTAATCCTGACCTGATTGCTGAACGATCTAAGCAGGCCATGGCTTCCGTGGAATTCAAAAAGCCAATCGCTGATTTTGTATTTTCTGTTGAGCCCGGTTTCTTTTACAATGAAATAAAGAATAAAATTTCATTAGTGCAGTTTGATGCCAACAGTACACTTTATACCTATGTCAATCTGGACAACTTCAGTAGCAGAGGATTTGAACTTAAATCCCGACTTTCCCATAATAAATTCAGTGTGCAGGGTGGTGTCGCTTTCACAGGTACCCTTGGAACATTTGATGGAGATGTGGAACAACCCGAAGTGGCCTGGTATCCCGAAGTCAATGCCTCCGCTGATTATAAAATTTCAAAAAGTAAAACTACACTATCCGTGTTTTGGAAATACTTCGGTCAAAGACCAGTGTTCCTGATGCAATCCGATGGTGCATTGGCTCGTTTTTCAAATGAATCATTTAGCATGATGGATGCATCACTACAGCAACCAATTTTAAAGGATCGAATCGCATTGACTCTCGGTGCCAGAAACTTACTGGATGTTACCAATGTGCGTTCGGTGATGACAGGTGCTGCACACAATGGTGGCGGAGATGGTCAATCGCCCGTAGGAATGGGGACAACGTATTACGTGAAACTTAATATTACATTTAAATGA
- a CDS encoding M20/M25/M40 family metallo-hydrolase, whose amino-acid sequence MRFFPGLIFFLFTSTPYSLLCAQDSLYAREVIHELTSEKYHGRGYVKNGDRNAAKYISGQFKKAGLQPLNSKSYFQNFSFPVNTFPGCMDVSINNQALIPGQDFIVDPGTSTCKGTYPVKRITKSPWLYPADELKGKWLLIDTSIAGNEITHEDCRKLTETPSGGEGIIFLTSKKLTWSVSQDINTVPLIIVLKSSLQKDVNTIQVNICSKHLSSYKTANVIGMIEGNKQKDSLIFLTAHYDHLGRMGSTAYFPGANDNSSGIAMLLNLARHFSQEKNQQPYTLVFVAFAGEEAGLVGSKYYTENPVLPLSNIRFLLNLDLMGTGDEGMMVVNATEFPSSFKTLDSINTIHGYLPKLGQRGKAANSDHYWFTEAGVPGFFCYTLGGVTFYHDIYDRAETLPLTKFKEVFLLFDAFLRTL is encoded by the coding sequence ATGAGATTTTTCCCGGGGCTGATTTTCTTTTTATTCACTTCTACTCCTTATTCACTCCTTTGTGCACAGGATAGTTTATATGCCCGTGAAGTCATTCACGAACTCACTTCGGAAAAATACCACGGAAGAGGTTATGTAAAAAATGGCGACCGAAATGCTGCAAAATATATTTCCGGTCAATTCAAAAAAGCAGGGCTTCAACCACTAAATTCAAAAAGTTACTTTCAGAATTTTTCATTTCCGGTAAATACTTTTCCGGGGTGTATGGATGTTTCAATAAATAACCAAGCTTTAATTCCGGGACAGGATTTTATTGTTGATCCGGGAACATCAACCTGCAAGGGTACTTATCCCGTTAAAAGAATTACAAAGAGTCCGTGGTTATATCCTGCAGATGAATTGAAAGGAAAATGGCTGCTGATTGATACCAGCATTGCCGGAAATGAAATTACACACGAAGATTGCAGAAAGCTTACGGAAACACCTTCAGGAGGAGAAGGAATAATTTTTCTGACATCAAAAAAATTAACGTGGTCCGTCAGTCAGGATATAAATACTGTTCCTTTGATTATCGTTTTGAAATCCAGTTTGCAAAAAGATGTAAATACTATACAGGTTAACATTTGTTCAAAGCATCTTTCCTCTTACAAAACAGCCAATGTCATTGGTATGATCGAAGGAAACAAGCAAAAAGATTCTTTGATTTTTTTAACAGCGCATTACGATCATTTGGGGAGGATGGGATCAACCGCTTATTTTCCCGGTGCCAATGATAATTCATCAGGAATTGCGATGTTATTGAATCTGGCCCGGCATTTTTCACAGGAAAAAAATCAACAGCCCTACACGTTGGTATTTGTAGCATTTGCCGGAGAGGAAGCCGGTCTTGTCGGCTCTAAATATTATACTGAGAATCCTGTTCTTCCGTTGAGCAACATACGGTTCCTGCTTAATCTGGATTTAATGGGTACCGGCGATGAAGGCATGATGGTGGTTAATGCTACTGAATTCCCATCCTCCTTTAAGACATTGGATTCCATTAATACTATTCACGGTTATCTTCCAAAACTCGGACAAAGAGGCAAGGCCGCCAACAGTGATCATTACTGGTTTACAGAAGCTGGTGTTCCGGGATTTTTCTGTTATACCTTAGGAGGAGTCACGTTCTATCATGATATTTACGACAGAGCGGAAACTCTTCCATTAACGAAATTCAAAGAGGTCTTCCTGCTTTTTGACGCATTTCTACGAACTCTATAA
- a CDS encoding HmuY family protein, translating into MKQLTLLLVLLALVSVSCQKEDEAIVLPLPGDVLQLVAPMGSNYDDQVYVSLSKGKIHVMPYRNYDLAFEASTQGFHIYLNGAKYMFASKTTTSDFFLADSSNANWCVDAEQLYADSTAIGNWWVQSAANVTGLSNVFIIDRGRMDHSGAGRFRKLQVMAADDVHYEIRFSNLDNSNVTVMNIPKDPAYSLMYFSFENNGTVVQQAPPSQDWDFVFTKYTHVYFDEPLNSPYRYYPVTGAVLNIWNQVSGSVMKKDSTPNYVPFDQFKYDLVAGMPFTTNADVIGFDWKSYDFNSSRYFITPDLYFVLKDKNGYYFKMRMIDFYDGSGNKGTITLEYQRI; encoded by the coding sequence ATGAAGCAGCTGACACTACTTCTTGTGTTACTTGCTCTTGTTTCTGTCTCCTGCCAGAAAGAAGATGAAGCGATCGTATTGCCTCTTCCCGGTGATGTCTTGCAACTGGTTGCTCCCATGGGAAGTAACTATGATGATCAGGTCTACGTGAGTTTATCGAAAGGGAAAATTCATGTGATGCCCTATCGTAACTATGACCTGGCCTTTGAAGCTTCCACTCAAGGATTTCATATTTACCTCAATGGCGCTAAGTATATGTTTGCCTCTAAAACAACCACCTCCGACTTTTTTCTGGCAGACTCCTCCAATGCCAATTGGTGTGTGGATGCAGAACAATTGTACGCTGATAGTACTGCCATCGGAAACTGGTGGGTGCAGTCCGCTGCGAATGTGACGGGTTTAAGTAATGTATTTATCATTGACCGGGGAAGAATGGATCATAGTGGAGCCGGCCGTTTTCGGAAGTTACAAGTGATGGCGGCGGATGATGTGCATTATGAAATCCGATTTTCAAATTTGGACAATTCGAATGTAACGGTGATGAATATACCCAAAGATCCAGCGTATTCTTTGATGTATTTTTCCTTTGAGAATAATGGTACTGTGGTTCAACAAGCTCCTCCATCGCAAGATTGGGATTTCGTATTTACAAAATATACCCACGTGTATTTCGATGAGCCCTTAAACAGCCCGTATCGTTATTATCCGGTAACCGGCGCCGTGTTGAATATCTGGAATCAGGTTTCCGGGTCTGTGATGAAGAAAGACTCCACGCCCAATTATGTCCCATTTGATCAGTTTAAATATGATCTTGTTGCAGGAATGCCATTTACGACCAATGCGGATGTGATTGGATTCGATTGGAAATCTTATGATTTTAACAGCAGCCGTTATTTTATAACCCCTGATCTTTATTTTGTCCTGAAAGATAAAAATGGATACTATTTTAAAATGAGAATGATTGATTTCTACGATGGGAGTGGAAATAAAGGAACAATAACTCTTGAATACCAACGCATATAA